One Thermofilum sp. genomic window carries:
- a CDS encoding GIY-YIG nuclease family protein, whose amino-acid sequence MESSPRSAAPQVTDRSGVYALVLELQQELEVTMGRERGALPPGIYVYIGSARGPGGVRARVLRHLRREKKVKWHIDQLTAAARALGIVFAETRERECVLTPHLENLGFAHPLPGFGSSDCTSGCRSHLLWKPAGEDVLARVEEAFRRAGLNPVTILL is encoded by the coding sequence ATGGAGAGTTCACCGCGGTCCGCAGCACCGCAGGTGACTGACAGGAGCGGTGTTTACGCGCTCGTTCTCGAGCTGCAGCAGGAACTTGAAGTCACGATGGGCAGGGAGAGAGGAGCTCTCCCGCCGGGCATATACGTCTACATTGGATCTGCAAGGGGGCCCGGCGGCGTTAGAGCGCGGGTGCTTAGGCACTTGAGGCGCGAGAAGAAGGTTAAGTGGCATATCGACCAGCTCACTGCTGCCGCGAGAGCTCTGGGCATCGTGTTCGCGGAAACTAGAGAGAGGGAGTGCGTGCTGACACCGCACCTCGAGAACCTAGGCTTCGCCCACCCGCTTCCCGGCTTCGGGAGCTCTGACTGCACTTCAGGGTGCCGCTCCCACCTGCTCTGGAAGCCTGCAGGCGAGGATGTGTTGGCGAGAGTTGAAGAAGCCTTCCGCAGGGCTGGGCTCAACCCGGTGACGATCCTTCTGTGA
- the pcp gene encoding pyroglutamyl-peptidase I — protein MSTLLITGFEPFGGESVNPSSLAAVEAARTLASKLPGVSVVSAVLPVSYRRAREAVRDLVEKHKPDVAIALGQAGGLAYVAVERVAVNLMDTGSPDNDGYAPVDEPIEPGAPAAYFSTLPVRLIVKKLREAGIPAALSYFAGTFICNLVMFELLHLSATRGWPRRAGFLHLPYLPEQAASKRSWCGYAPSMARELLTRAVEIAALTSLERLDAGDERIPL, from the coding sequence GTGTCAACGCTGCTGATAACCGGCTTCGAGCCGTTCGGCGGCGAAAGCGTGAACCCCAGCAGTTTAGCAGCTGTAGAAGCTGCCCGAACCTTAGCGAGCAAGCTCCCTGGAGTTAGCGTCGTGAGCGCTGTGCTCCCCGTCTCTTACAGGCGCGCTAGGGAAGCAGTCAGGGACCTCGTCGAGAAGCACAAGCCTGACGTAGCTATCGCGCTCGGGCAAGCCGGGGGGCTAGCCTACGTGGCGGTCGAGAGAGTTGCGGTAAACCTCATGGACACTGGGAGCCCGGACAACGACGGCTACGCGCCTGTGGACGAGCCCATCGAGCCCGGCGCGCCTGCAGCGTACTTCTCGACTCTCCCAGTGCGGCTGATCGTGAAGAAGCTGAGAGAAGCGGGGATACCTGCTGCGCTCTCGTACTTTGCAGGCACCTTCATCTGCAACCTCGTAATGTTCGAGCTGCTCCACCTCTCCGCTACGAGGGGATGGCCGCGGCGGGCCGGGTTCCTACACCTTCCCTACCTTCCAGAGCAGGCTGCCAGCAAGAGGAGCTGGTGCGGGTACGCGCCGAGCATGGCGCGCGAGCTTCTCACTAGGGCGGTCGAAATCGCTGCCCTCACGTCGCTCGAACGGCTGGATGCAGGCGATGAAAGAATCCCCCTCTAG